Proteins encoded within one genomic window of Gloeobacter kilaueensis JS1:
- a CDS encoding FdhF/YdeP family oxidoreductase gives MARILKPYSAKAGSPVFKVSRGGGLPVVLYWAEKTLAYRTLLWQKLNHKSACKSCAWGTGGQKGGFRNELNEPLQRCAKGVESIVGDLQGPVAADFFARQSLAQLQALSSREAERLGRLSYPVILRAGSSHYERIGWPEIYAIAQKAFARPPERVASYSSGRSSNEAAYILQLMMRALGSNNLADCSDLCHSPSTYGLKQVFGSGTSMVSLEDLKQSDCVVLIGSNAPANHPRLMNELIKLRERGGRVIVVNPVIEVGLMNFASPAFVPSLLFGSEISSLYLQPDPGSDVALFVGMAKSLIEQNKIDRRFLGAHTENSQAVIEHAQATSWQQIESTCGIERVLIEQAAQMIARSERVVFAWAMGATQQANGVDNIFAIANLALLTGNAGKPGAGTMPIRGHSNVQGFGSMGVSVRLKEEIRLALEKLLGRPLSRVPGHDTRRLIEAAAAGQIDALLCLGGNLWGANPDQGQASRALGQIETIFYISTKPNQGHFHGLASKQTIIIPVFTRDENPHRTTVESGNNFVRLNETGRTHLPGADLISEVEFLTQVAHHLLGEVPVDWRRLQDTAYVRQLIAQTIPGFEKMATIDQTREEFTIAGRIFHEPVFATPTGRAKMFVPPLPELRPPQIGDFGIEPSHRAIPLVLVSVRSYSQHNTVVYKEGDSYRGMPHRNCILLNPDDAQAAGFAEHERVTVIGKIGCKEQVEVIFGSPKRGVALMFYPEINAIIQPPIDERCGIPAFKRNPILVVASG, from the coding sequence ATGGCCAGAATCCTCAAGCCCTATTCCGCGAAGGCCGGTTCGCCCGTCTTCAAAGTTTCGCGCGGCGGCGGTCTGCCGGTGGTGCTCTACTGGGCCGAAAAGACCCTCGCCTACCGCACACTCCTCTGGCAGAAGCTCAACCACAAAAGCGCCTGCAAGTCCTGCGCCTGGGGTACCGGCGGCCAGAAAGGCGGCTTTCGCAACGAACTGAACGAACCCCTGCAGCGCTGCGCAAAGGGTGTCGAATCGATCGTGGGGGATCTGCAGGGGCCGGTGGCGGCTGATTTTTTTGCCCGCCAGTCCCTTGCCCAGTTGCAGGCTCTCAGTTCTCGGGAGGCGGAGCGGTTGGGCCGCCTGAGTTATCCGGTGATCCTGCGGGCCGGCAGTTCGCACTACGAGCGCATCGGCTGGCCAGAAATTTATGCGATTGCCCAAAAAGCCTTTGCCCGTCCGCCCGAGCGGGTCGCCTCCTATTCGTCGGGCCGCTCCTCCAACGAAGCCGCCTACATCTTGCAACTGATGATGCGTGCCCTGGGCTCGAACAACCTGGCCGACTGCTCGGATCTGTGCCACTCGCCCAGCACCTACGGCCTCAAGCAGGTCTTCGGCTCCGGCACCTCGATGGTCAGCCTCGAAGACCTCAAACAGTCCGACTGCGTCGTGCTCATCGGCTCCAACGCCCCGGCCAACCATCCCCGGTTGATGAACGAGCTTATCAAGTTGCGCGAGCGGGGGGGCCGGGTGATCGTCGTCAACCCGGTCATCGAGGTGGGGCTGATGAATTTTGCCTCCCCCGCCTTCGTGCCGTCTTTGCTGTTCGGTTCTGAAATCTCCTCGCTCTACCTGCAGCCGGACCCCGGCAGCGATGTCGCCCTCTTCGTCGGTATGGCCAAATCGCTTATCGAGCAGAACAAGATCGATCGTCGCTTTTTGGGGGCGCATACTGAGAACTCCCAGGCGGTGATCGAACACGCCCAGGCCACGAGCTGGCAGCAGATTGAGTCCACCTGCGGCATCGAGCGCGTTCTCATCGAGCAGGCCGCCCAGATGATCGCCCGATCCGAGCGCGTCGTCTTTGCCTGGGCGATGGGGGCCACTCAGCAGGCCAACGGCGTCGATAACATTTTTGCGATCGCCAACCTTGCCCTGCTCACCGGCAACGCCGGTAAACCAGGAGCCGGTACGATGCCGATCCGTGGCCATTCCAACGTCCAGGGCTTTGGCTCGATGGGCGTGAGCGTCCGCCTCAAAGAAGAGATCCGCCTCGCCCTCGAAAAGCTCCTGGGACGCCCCCTCAGCCGCGTTCCCGGCCACGACACCCGGCGGCTCATCGAGGCGGCGGCTGCAGGCCAGATCGACGCCCTGCTCTGCCTGGGAGGCAACCTCTGGGGGGCCAACCCCGACCAGGGCCAGGCCAGCCGCGCCCTGGGCCAGATCGAGACGATCTTTTATATCTCCACCAAGCCCAACCAGGGCCACTTCCACGGCCTGGCAAGCAAGCAGACGATTATTATTCCGGTCTTTACCCGCGACGAGAATCCCCACCGCACCACGGTCGAGTCGGGCAACAACTTTGTACGCCTCAACGAGACAGGCCGCACCCATCTTCCTGGGGCAGACTTGATCTCGGAGGTCGAATTTCTCACCCAGGTCGCCCATCACCTGCTGGGCGAAGTGCCGGTGGATTGGCGGCGCTTGCAGGATACGGCCTATGTCCGCCAACTGATCGCCCAGACGATCCCCGGCTTTGAGAAGATGGCGACGATCGACCAGACCCGCGAAGAATTTACGATCGCCGGGCGCATCTTTCACGAGCCGGTCTTTGCCACACCGACCGGGCGGGCCAAAATGTTCGTCCCGCCCCTGCCCGAACTGCGCCCACCCCAGATCGGCGATTTTGGCATCGAGCCGTCCCACCGTGCGATCCCCCTGGTGCTGGTGAGTGTGCGCTCCTATTCGCAGCACAACACCGTCGTCTACAAAGAGGGCGACAGCTACCGGGGAATGCCGCACCGCAACTGCATTCTGCTCAATCCCGACGATGCGCAAGCCGCCGGTTTTGCCGAGCACGAGCGGGTGACGGTGATCGGTAAGATCGGCTGCAAGGAACAGGTAGAAGTGATTTTTGGCTCCCCCAAGCGCGGCGTCGCCCTGATGTTCTATCCCGAAATCAACGCCATCATCCAGCCACCGATCGACGAGCGCTGCGGCATCCCGGCCTTCAAGCGCAACCCGATCCTCGTCGTCGCCAGTGGCTGA
- the cofG gene encoding 7,8-didemethyl-8-hydroxy-5-deazariboflavin synthase subunit CofG, with amino-acid sequence MSSEARTITYSPSFTVVPTHECFNRCGYCNFRAEAGSDWLTPEAARQLLEPLRRTGVCEILVLSGEVHPRDRRRGDWFSMIESLCAVALELGFLPHTNCGILSFAEMRALQQVNCSMGLMLEIESDRLLESVHRHAPSKIPALRVEQLAWAGELGIPFTTGLLLGIGETWAEREATLQTIARLQERYGHIQEVILQPHRPGGAQHWSGEALGEAELLETVRLARSILPAEITLQIPPNLVVDLLPFLEAGVRDLGGIGPVDVVNPDYAHPLVARLRGNLQEAGWKLKERLPVYPHLYGRVPTALRQTLRTHLQSFLDSPILRKKK; translated from the coding sequence GTGAGCAGCGAAGCGCGCACGATCACCTATAGCCCTTCGTTTACGGTCGTGCCGACCCACGAGTGCTTCAACCGCTGCGGCTACTGCAATTTTCGGGCCGAAGCGGGCTCGGACTGGCTCACACCAGAAGCCGCCAGGCAACTGCTCGAACCGCTACGGCGGACGGGGGTGTGCGAAATTCTGGTCCTGAGCGGCGAAGTCCATCCCCGCGACAGGCGGCGGGGGGACTGGTTTTCGATGATCGAGAGCCTCTGTGCTGTGGCCCTGGAACTGGGGTTCTTGCCCCATACCAACTGCGGCATCTTGAGCTTTGCTGAGATGCGTGCCCTCCAGCAGGTGAACTGCTCGATGGGCCTGATGCTCGAAATCGAAAGCGACCGGCTTTTAGAGAGCGTCCACCGCCATGCCCCGAGCAAAATCCCGGCGCTGCGGGTCGAACAGCTTGCCTGGGCGGGTGAACTGGGCATTCCCTTCACCACCGGGCTGCTGCTGGGCATCGGTGAAACCTGGGCAGAGCGCGAGGCCACACTCCAGACGATCGCCAGGCTGCAGGAGCGCTACGGCCACATTCAAGAAGTGATCCTCCAGCCCCACCGCCCCGGCGGTGCTCAGCACTGGTCCGGCGAGGCGCTAGGTGAGGCAGAATTGCTTGAAACCGTCCGACTGGCCCGCAGCATTCTCCCGGCAGAGATTACTCTTCAGATCCCACCGAATCTGGTCGTGGACCTGCTCCCGTTTCTCGAAGCGGGCGTGCGGGATCTTGGTGGGATTGGCCCGGTCGATGTCGTCAACCCCGACTACGCCCATCCTCTCGTCGCCAGGTTGCGCGGAAACCTGCAAGAAGCAGGCTGGAAGCTGAAGGAACGCCTGCCCGTCTATCCCCACCTTTACGGGCGTGTACCGACGGCGCTACGCCAAACTCTACGGACACATCTACAAAGTTTTCTAGATTCACCGATTTTAAGAAAAAAGAAGTAA